A stretch of the Mesorhizobium sp. Pch-S genome encodes the following:
- a CDS encoding autotransporter outer membrane beta-barrel domain-containing protein, whose protein sequence is MRQHHSTRPNRVRLSVRGKLGLLASTSLLLGLLPLSPASAACVLSTSPGDDTVICDSGTVVGNLVDTGGNNTLVFPAGGTGQITGDVTYGAGVDRIEMQSGTITGTVDQGDSDDNFVIGAGTVNGNVQQGAGIDNFQMSGGQIGSLNQGNQIDTFFMSGGRIVDFFDDGDQAFMSGGRIGRVNMKLDKNYFNMSGGIIDRNLVTGFDQDTVIISGGTIGGNISVSGGNDSVTVTGGSIGGDILLSFGEDTFTWSNGGIIYGTIDLGGDNDTATLSNLNNGNLGATKAVNGGLGTDAITLSNVDFANVSRLQNWETVNATNDTELKFGGTLALGDTGTGTGTLNVDATSTLYGGGSNGGVSAFTAGQLANVVNAGRIDLTNGGNSLTDTFTIAGNYTGNDGLLLLQTALGDDSSASDKLVISGGSASGGTSITVVNVGGAGAATTVDGIMVVQAVNGGSTTANAFALNGPVAAGAYEYYLFRGGVSAGSNENWYLRSTLITSNPAPGPDPLEPTPPPPPPIPPEVEPPAPPPVTPPPPVPPEATPTDPDPVDPAPPVNPTDQQPVAPPPPPAVAPPDPPPPPPDVPTTTPPTDGSVAPPSPGATRVTGTAVPLYRVEVPTYAVLPPAGYYLMSANLGTFHERRGEQVLLGGVGVVPGSWGRVFGQDAEVKWGGTVAPTFDGHLFGFQVGTDLIGWEGTAGHENRAGLFIGHTRMDGDIRGQALGWNNLSVGDLDLNATSLGAYWTHIGPGGWYLDGVVMGTWLDGKATSNRAVGIDVDGTGVTLSLEGGYPIQLSSEWTLEPQAQLIWQHLSLDGQRDRFSTVSFDNDDSVSGRLGLRLQGAMPLGAAVLQPYLKANLWHDFDATDRVNFGGDPIDVERGGTSLEVGGGVVAKLSQTLSIFATADYTTNLGGEKRRVWEGNLGLSVKW, encoded by the coding sequence ATGCGGCAACACCACTCGACCCGGCCGAACCGGGTCAGGTTATCCGTGCGCGGCAAGCTCGGATTGCTGGCCTCCACCTCTCTCCTTCTCGGCTTGCTGCCGTTGTCCCCCGCTTCGGCCGCCTGTGTGCTTTCGACCTCGCCCGGCGACGACACCGTCATCTGCGACAGCGGCACGGTGGTCGGCAACCTTGTCGACACCGGCGGCAACAACACGCTGGTCTTTCCGGCTGGCGGCACCGGACAGATCACCGGCGACGTGACTTATGGCGCCGGCGTCGACCGCATCGAGATGCAATCCGGCACCATCACCGGTACGGTGGATCAGGGCGATAGCGACGACAACTTCGTCATCGGCGCCGGCACGGTGAACGGTAACGTGCAGCAGGGCGCCGGCATCGACAATTTCCAGATGAGCGGCGGCCAGATCGGCTCACTCAATCAGGGCAACCAGATCGATACTTTCTTCATGTCGGGCGGCCGTATCGTCGACTTCTTCGACGACGGCGATCAAGCCTTCATGAGCGGCGGCCGCATCGGCCGCGTCAACATGAAACTCGACAAGAACTACTTCAACATGTCGGGCGGCATCATCGACCGCAACCTCGTCACGGGCTTCGACCAGGACACGGTCATCATTTCCGGCGGAACGATCGGCGGCAACATCAGCGTCAGCGGCGGCAACGACAGCGTGACGGTGACAGGCGGCTCGATCGGCGGCGACATCCTGCTCTCCTTCGGAGAAGACACGTTCACCTGGAGCAATGGCGGCATCATCTATGGCACGATCGACCTCGGCGGCGACAACGACACTGCCACGCTGAGCAATCTCAACAACGGCAATCTCGGCGCCACGAAAGCGGTCAACGGCGGACTCGGCACCGATGCCATCACTCTTTCCAATGTCGACTTTGCCAATGTCTCCCGGTTGCAGAACTGGGAAACCGTCAACGCCACCAACGATACGGAACTGAAATTCGGCGGAACGCTGGCTCTCGGCGACACCGGCACAGGAACCGGCACGCTCAACGTCGACGCAACCAGCACGCTCTATGGCGGCGGTAGCAATGGCGGGGTATCGGCGTTCACGGCGGGACAACTTGCCAATGTCGTCAATGCCGGGCGCATAGATCTCACCAATGGCGGCAACAGCCTGACAGACACCTTCACCATTGCCGGCAACTACACCGGCAATGACGGTCTTCTGCTGTTGCAGACGGCTCTCGGCGACGATTCCTCGGCGTCCGACAAGCTGGTCATTTCCGGCGGCTCGGCAAGCGGTGGAACCAGCATCACCGTTGTCAATGTCGGCGGCGCGGGCGCGGCCACGACAGTGGACGGCATCATGGTGGTGCAGGCCGTCAATGGCGGATCCACCACGGCGAACGCCTTCGCACTCAATGGCCCGGTCGCGGCTGGCGCCTACGAATACTATCTCTTCAGGGGTGGGGTCAGTGCCGGCAGCAACGAGAACTGGTATCTGCGCTCGACGCTGATCACCTCCAACCCGGCTCCGGGGCCGGATCCTCTGGAGCCGACACCGCCGCCGCCGCCGCCAATACCGCCGGAGGTGGAGCCGCCGGCACCGCCACCTGTCACACCACCGCCTCCTGTGCCACCGGAGGCCACACCGACCGATCCCGATCCGGTCGATCCGGCACCGCCGGTGAACCCGACCGATCAACAGCCGGTGGCACCACCGCCACCGCCAGCCGTAGCGCCGCCGGATCCACCTCCGCCACCGCCGGATGTGCCGACGACAACACCACCCACGGATGGGAGCGTCGCACCACCGTCACCCGGCGCCACGCGTGTCACCGGCACCGCCGTACCGCTCTATCGCGTCGAAGTGCCTACCTATGCGGTGCTGCCGCCAGCCGGCTACTATCTGATGAGTGCCAATCTCGGCACCTTCCACGAACGGCGCGGCGAACAGGTGCTGCTCGGTGGCGTCGGCGTGGTGCCCGGAAGCTGGGGCCGCGTGTTTGGCCAGGACGCCGAGGTGAAATGGGGCGGCACCGTCGCACCAACGTTTGACGGCCACCTGTTCGGCTTCCAGGTGGGCACCGACCTGATCGGCTGGGAAGGAACCGCAGGGCATGAGAACCGCGCGGGCCTGTTCATCGGCCACACCCGCATGGACGGCGATATCCGCGGCCAGGCTCTGGGCTGGAACAATCTCAGCGTCGGCGACCTCGACCTCAATGCAACGAGCCTTGGCGCCTACTGGACACATATCGGACCGGGTGGCTGGTATCTGGACGGTGTCGTCATGGGTACCTGGCTCGACGGCAAGGCGACATCCAATCGTGCCGTCGGCATCGATGTCGACGGCACCGGTGTCACGCTATCACTCGAGGGCGGCTATCCGATCCAGCTTTCGTCGGAATGGACGCTGGAACCGCAGGCCCAGTTGATCTGGCAGCATCTGTCACTCGACGGGCAGAGAGACCGGTTCTCGACTGTCTCCTTCGACAATGACGACAGCGTCAGCGGCCGCCTCGGCCTGCGCCTGCAAGGTGCAATGCCGCTGGGCGCCGCCGTGCTGCAACCCTACCTGAAAGCCAATCTCTGGCACGACTTCGACGCAACCGACCGCGTCAATTTCGGTGGCGACCCGATCGATGTCGAGCGCGGCGGCACATCGCTGGAAGTTGGGGGCGGCGTGGTCGCCAAGCTTTCGCAAACGCTGAGCATCTTTGCGACGGCCGACTACACCACCAACCTCGGCGGCGAAAAGCGCCGGGTCTGGGAAGGCAATCTCGGCCTCAGCGTGAAATGGTAA
- a CDS encoding L,D-transpeptidase, translating to MRKPQDLTPSSSVDFPQSDTILSRRSVLSGLGIMTLLGASGCSQTLDLPSLGPITPSNGMPPLDDMSTGSIRPIPPISVDRNITDNSAMYASLTDNGFVIPAIPFQKVKAEFRRQIVVDPTGEAPGTIVVRLNERHLYWVQEGGEAIRYGVGIGKAGFEWSGRAVIQYTKEWPTWTPPREMIARKPELVKWASGQPGGLDNPLGARAHYIYKDGQDTGYRVHGSPEWWTIGTQASSGCVRMINQDVIDLYNRVKASPNKVPIVVA from the coding sequence ATGCGTAAGCCGCAAGACCTGACGCCTTCGTCCAGCGTCGACTTCCCGCAGTCCGATACAATCCTTTCCCGCCGCTCGGTGCTTTCCGGCCTCGGCATCATGACCCTGCTTGGCGCCTCCGGCTGCTCGCAGACCCTCGACCTCCCTTCGCTCGGGCCGATCACCCCGTCGAACGGCATGCCGCCGCTCGATGACATGTCGACCGGTTCGATCCGTCCGATCCCGCCGATCAGCGTCGACAGGAACATCACCGACAACAGCGCGATGTATGCCTCGCTGACCGACAACGGCTTCGTCATCCCGGCCATTCCCTTCCAGAAGGTCAAGGCGGAATTCCGCCGCCAGATCGTCGTCGACCCGACCGGCGAAGCGCCCGGCACGATCGTCGTCAGGCTCAATGAACGCCATCTCTACTGGGTGCAGGAAGGCGGCGAAGCGATCCGCTACGGCGTCGGTATCGGCAAAGCCGGCTTCGAATGGAGTGGCCGCGCGGTGATCCAGTACACCAAGGAATGGCCGACCTGGACGCCGCCTCGGGAAATGATCGCGCGCAAGCCGGAACTGGTGAAATGGGCAAGTGGCCAGCCGGGCGGTCTCGACAACCCGCTCGGAGCGCGTGCGCACTATATCTACAAGGATGGCCAGGACACGGGCTACCGCGTGCACGGCTCGCCTGAATGGTGGACCATCGGCACACAGGCTTCATCCGGCTGCGTGCGCATGATCAACCAGGACGTCATCGACCTGTACAACCGGGTCAAGGCATCGCCGAACAAGGTGCCGATTGTTGTGGCTTAG
- a CDS encoding diphosphate--fructose-6-phosphate 1-phosphotransferase produces MAGTFVIAQGGGPTAVINQTVVGAVLEVRKKHPGARVLGARHGVRGVRDGDYVDLTDMREDQLRLIGRTPSAALGSTRDKPDAAYCELVLQGLQKAGADAFIYIGGNDTSGTQQILTDAAGGKIAFVHAPKTIDNDLVENDHTPGFISAAEFVAGAFLSVDLDFRALPGIYVGIVMGRHAGFLTAASAAWRIDGDSGPHLVYVPERAFSVDRFIEDVKATMDRHKRCIVAVSEGVSTADGRSLVETIVGSDKVERDAHGNVKLSGSDLNRAFEQALAEKLPGKRARVDALGYMPRGYIGAISPVDAQEAFDAGAFAVGVAAEGGGSVALQYDGSKTVFRKVPLSSVAAKTRHMPDDFMLQDANSLSEAGLAYLHRLVPAKYQVGKPFV; encoded by the coding sequence ATGGCCGGAACTTTCGTCATCGCTCAGGGTGGCGGTCCTACCGCGGTTATCAACCAGACGGTGGTCGGCGCGGTCCTCGAAGTCCGCAAGAAACATCCTGGCGCGCGTGTCCTCGGCGCACGCCATGGCGTGCGTGGCGTGCGCGACGGCGACTATGTCGACCTGACCGACATGCGTGAGGATCAGCTCAGGCTGATCGGCCGCACACCTTCAGCAGCGCTGGGCTCGACCCGCGACAAGCCGGATGCAGCTTACTGCGAACTGGTGCTGCAAGGCCTGCAGAAGGCTGGAGCCGACGCCTTCATCTATATCGGCGGTAACGACACGTCCGGCACGCAGCAGATCCTCACCGATGCGGCGGGCGGCAAGATCGCCTTCGTGCACGCGCCGAAAACCATCGACAACGATCTTGTCGAGAACGACCATACGCCGGGCTTCATCTCGGCGGCGGAATTCGTCGCCGGCGCTTTCCTGTCGGTCGATCTCGATTTCCGTGCCCTGCCCGGCATCTATGTCGGCATCGTCATGGGCCGCCACGCCGGCTTCCTCACTGCCGCCTCCGCCGCCTGGCGGATCGACGGAGACAGTGGCCCGCATCTTGTCTACGTACCTGAACGGGCCTTCTCGGTGGACCGTTTCATCGAGGATGTGAAAGCGACGATGGACAGGCACAAACGTTGCATCGTCGCCGTCTCGGAAGGCGTCTCGACTGCCGATGGCCGTTCGCTGGTCGAGACCATCGTCGGCTCCGACAAGGTCGAGCGGGATGCTCATGGCAACGTCAAGCTTTCCGGCAGCGACCTCAACCGCGCTTTCGAACAGGCGCTGGCCGAGAAGCTGCCCGGCAAGCGCGCCCGCGTCGACGCGCTCGGTTACATGCCACGCGGCTACATCGGGGCAATCAGCCCGGTCGACGCGCAGGAAGCCTTCGATGCCGGCGCCTTCGCCGTCGGTGTGGCTGCCGAGGGCGGCGGTTCGGTGGCATTGCAATATGACGGCAGCAAAACCGTATTCAGGAAAGTGCCGCTGAGCAGCGTCGCCGCCAAGACCAGGCATATGCCCGACGACTTCATGCTGCAGGACGCCAATAGCCTTTCGGAGGCGGGTCTAGCCTATCTGCACCGGCTGGTTCCAGCCAAATACCAGGTCGGCAAACCGTTCGTATAA
- a CDS encoding LysE family translocator codes for MSFESWAAFAAASSILLIIPGPTILLVVSYALGQGWRTALPMAVGVALGDFTAMTLSMLGIGALLAASATVFTVLKVIGAAYLVYLGIKLFRAGRTLEATPRHDAVSAAKMMAHAWLVTALNPKSITFFVAFLPQFIDRHGNFWTQMAIFEATFLTLAFANAFGYALVASRARNVVRNPKAIRIFNRTGGTLLVGAGIATVAIRSGN; via the coding sequence ATGTCCTTCGAAAGCTGGGCAGCCTTTGCTGCCGCATCTTCCATCCTTCTCATCATCCCGGGCCCGACGATTCTGCTCGTCGTTTCCTATGCGCTAGGGCAGGGCTGGCGCACGGCGCTGCCGATGGCGGTTGGCGTGGCGCTCGGCGATTTCACCGCCATGACGCTGTCGATGCTTGGCATCGGCGCGTTGCTGGCAGCTTCGGCCACCGTCTTCACGGTGCTCAAGGTGATCGGCGCCGCCTATCTCGTCTATCTCGGCATCAAGCTGTTTCGTGCCGGTCGCACGCTGGAGGCGACACCGCGCCACGATGCCGTGTCGGCGGCGAAGATGATGGCGCATGCCTGGCTGGTCACGGCACTCAACCCGAAGAGCATCACCTTCTTCGTTGCCTTCCTGCCGCAGTTCATCGACCGGCACGGCAATTTCTGGACGCAGATGGCGATCTTCGAAGCAACCTTCCTGACGCTCGCTTTTGCCAATGCCTTCGGTTACGCACTGGTCGCCTCCCGGGCACGCAACGTGGTGCGCAACCCGAAGGCGATCCGCATCTTCAATCGTACCGGCGGTACGCTGCTGGTTGGCGCCGGCATCGCCACTGTGGCGATACGATCCGGTAACTGA
- a CDS encoding MBL fold metallo-hydrolase, with protein MTGWFDRKALDPALTLITEPFVHPYMSANIWHLKGRDVDLLVDTGMGICPLAPEIDRSAGKPLLVVATHIHLDHVGSLHEFAQRAGPQKSAAEFARMSDAATYAHEFRQLEGAVSRLPYPGWSREAYHIEPAPLTRVLGEGDVVDLGDRRFAVLHLPGHSPDSIALFDERDGLFFSGDAIYDDTLLDDLPDSDPAIYRHTMQRLLELPISAGHGGHGPSFDRSRMQEIARTYLGIR; from the coding sequence GTGACAGGCTGGTTCGACAGGAAGGCGCTCGATCCAGCGCTGACGCTGATCACCGAACCCTTCGTGCATCCTTATATGAGCGCCAACATCTGGCATCTGAAAGGACGAGACGTCGACCTTCTGGTCGACACAGGCATGGGCATCTGCCCATTGGCACCGGAGATCGACAGGTCCGCAGGCAAGCCGCTGCTGGTGGTCGCAACCCATATCCATCTCGACCACGTCGGCTCGTTGCACGAATTCGCACAGCGCGCAGGGCCGCAAAAGAGTGCGGCCGAATTCGCCCGCATGAGCGATGCCGCCACTTACGCGCACGAATTCCGCCAACTTGAAGGTGCGGTGTCACGCCTGCCCTATCCGGGCTGGAGCCGCGAGGCCTATCACATAGAACCGGCGCCGCTGACGCGCGTTCTCGGTGAAGGCGACGTCGTCGACCTGGGCGATCGGCGCTTTGCCGTGCTGCACCTGCCTGGCCATTCGCCGGATTCGATCGCGCTTTTCGACGAGCGCGACGGACTCTTCTTCAGCGGCGACGCCATCTATGACGACACTTTGCTCGACGACCTGCCGGATTCCGACCCAGCCATCTATCGCCACACCATGCAGCGGCTGCTCGAACTGCCGATCAGCGCGGGCCATGGCGGCCATGGCCCGAGCTTCGATCGCAGCCGGATGCAGGAGATTGCGCGCACTTACCTGGGTATCCGCTGA